A section of the Centropristis striata isolate RG_2023a ecotype Rhode Island chromosome 7, C.striata_1.0, whole genome shotgun sequence genome encodes:
- the LOC131974131 gene encoding uncharacterized protein LOC131974131, which yields MKLAALASLLVILAFQAEASICPNGLEVWLINGHGMTGDGLFSPDPYVVVKVGGDSRTSKVVRSSRNPSWWEKFRFNGANSDSISIEVWDKDSGIRGKDDRIGSCMQPIMPTTTYQPVECKTDDNGFVKLFYKCL from the exons ATGAAGCTTGCCGCACTTGCTTCCCTGCTGGTGATTTTGGCTTTCCAGGCCGAAGCTTCCATATGTCCCAACGGCCTGGAGGTGTGGCTGATAAACGGCCATGGTATGACAGGGGATGGACTTTTTAGCCCGGATCCCTATGTTGTG GTGAAAGTTGGCGGTGACAGCAGAACAAGCAAAGTCGTCAGATCGTCTCGCAACCCAAGTTGGTGGGAGAAGTTCAGATTCAACGGTGCCAACAGCGATAGCATTTCCATCGAGGTTTGGGATAAGGACAGTGGAATCCGTGGCAAAGATGACAGGATTGGATCCTGCATGCAGCCAATTATGCCAACGACAACTTATCAACCTGTAGAGTGCAAGACCGATGACAACGGTTTTGTCAAGCTCTTTTACAAGTGCCTTTAA